The window GTAACAGTCGTTTTTCGCGTCCTCGTTCCCACCGACTGGGAACCGGGTTCCGTCCTTTTTGAGACCAACTGCGTACGAATATTCGAGACACCATGCCAGAGAACACACACGACATCGGGAACACCCGCTGGTTCCGTGCGATAACGGGGACGCTCTGGGCGCTGGTCGTCGCGCTCACCGCAGTCGGACTCTACACGGTTGCCCCGGAGCAAATTGCGATGCTGTACACCTCCGAATACGTCATCAGTACGGCGCTGTTCGGAACCTTCATGCTCGGTGTCGCCTTCTTCGTCTTCAGGCACTACCCAATTCGAACGCCGAGCGGGCGACGCGACCGACGGGTACACTCGCGGTAGTGCGGTTCTCGTCTGCTGATGACCGTTCGCCATAGCTCACTGCACCGCCCGGTCTGACAGCTGCGTTTGCGCAACCGATTCCTCTTTACAGCCGGAGTGATTCACCACGGGTATGAGCAGGTTCGACGAGGTCGACGACCAGTACGATCCACACGCCCTTGAGGAGCGCGTGTTCGCCTACTGGGACGAGGTCGACGCCTACGAACGGACGAAGCAGCATCGCGCCGACGGCGAGTCGTTTTTCTTCGTCGACGGCCCGCCGTACACCTCCGGGGCGGCCCACATGGGGACGACCTGGAACAAGAGCCTGAAGGATCTTTACATTCGCTACAAGCGAATGTGCGGTTACGACGTCACCGATCGACCCGGCTACGACATGCACGGCCTGCCGATCGAGACCAAAGTCGAGGAACAACTCGGCTTCGAGAACAAGAAGGACATCGAGGAGTTCGGCGAGGAGAACTTCATCGAGGCCTGCAAGGAGTACGCCGACGAGCAACTCGAGGGCCTCCAGTCGGACTTCAAGTCCTTCGGCGTCTGGATGGACTGGGACGACCCCTACAAGACGGTGAATCCGGAGTACATGGAAGCCGCCTGGTGGGGCTTCTCGAAGGCCGCCGAACGCGGCCTCGTCGAGCAGGGACAGCGCTCGATCAGCCAGTGTCCCCGGTGTGAGACCGGCCTGGCGAACAACGAAGTGGAGTACGAGGACGTCGAGGATCCCTCAATCTACGTAAAATTCGACCTCGCCGATCGGGACGGGAGCCTCGTCATCTGGACGACGACCCCCTGGACGATCCCCGCGAATACCTTTACGGCGGTCGACGAGGACGGCGACTACGTCGGCGTTCGCGCCGAGAAAGACGGCACCGAAGAACTGCTCTACGTCGCCGAGGCGAAACACGAAGACGTCCTGAAAGCCGGCCGCTACGAGGAGTACGAGGTCGTCGAAGAACTCACCGGGGCCGGTCTGATCGGCTGGCGGTACGAACACCCACTGGCCGAGGAGGTGCCCGACCACGCGAGCCACGACGGTGCCCTCGAGGTGTACGCGGCGGACTACGTCGAGACGGATGGCGACGGGACGGGCCTGGTTCACTCCGCGCCCGGCCACGGTGAGGAGGACTTCCTCCGCGGCCGCGAACTCGGCTTCCCCATCTTCTGTCCCGTCGGCGGCGACGGCGTCTACACCGAGGCCGGCGGCAAGTACGAGGGCCAGTTCGTCAAGGAAGCCGACGCGGAGATCACCGCCGACCTCGAGGAACGCGGCGCGCTCCTCGCGTCGGAAACCATCACCCACAGCTACGGTCATTGCTGGCGGTGTGACACGGGGGTCATCCAGATCGTCACCGACCAGTGGTTCATCACGATCACGGACGTCAAAGACGAACTGCTCGCGAACATCGAGGACAGCGAGTGGTACCCCGGCTGGGCCCGGGACAGCCGCTTCCGGGATTTCGTCGAGGACGCCCCCGACTGGAACGTCTCCCGCCAGCGCTACTGGGGCATCCCGATCCCGATCTGGACGCCCGAGGATCGCGACGACAACGAGCAGATGATCGTCATCAGCACTCGCGAGGAACTCGCCAAGCGAGTCGATCAGGACGTCGATCCCGAGACGGTCGACATCCACAAGGACGTCGTCGACGACCTCACGATCACCGAAGACGGGACGACCTACACCCGCGTCCCGGACGTCTTCGACGTCTGGCTCGACTCCTCGGTGGCGTCGTGGGGAACCCTCAACTTCCCCGCCGAGAACGACCAGTTCGACGAACGCTGGCCCGCGGACTTCATCCTTGAGGCCCACGACCAGACCCGCGGCTGGTTCTGGTCGCAACTGGGTATGGGAACGGCCGCGATGGGCGAAGTGCCCTACGACACGGTGCTGATGCACGGGCACGCACTGGACGAGGACGGTCGTAAGATGTCGAAGTCGGTCGGCAACGTCGTCGAACCCCACGAGGCCATCGAGCGCCACGGGTCGGACGCCATGCGAATGTTCCTGCTCTCGGCGAACCCCCAGGGCGACGACATGCGCTTCTCGTGGGACGGGATGCGGACGATGGAGAACCACCTTCGCACCCTCTGGAACGTGTTCCGGTTCCCGCTGCCGTACATGCGTCTCGACGGGTTCGATCCGAGCGAGACGACTCTTAAGGACGTCGACGACGACCTCGAGTTGGTCGACGAGTGGGTACTCGCCCGTCTCCAGTCGACGAAAGCCGAGATGACCGAGCACCTCGAGGAATTCCGCCAGGATCGCGCGCTCGAGGCGCTCGTCGAGTTCCTCGTCGAGGACGTCTCGCGGTTTTACGTTCAGGCGGTTCGCGAGCGGATGTGGGACGAATCCGACAGCCCCTCGAAGTCGGCCGCGTACGCGACGATCTACCACGTCCTCCACGAGACCGTGGTACTGCTCGCACCCTACGCACCGTTCGTCACCGAGGAGATCTACGGTACGCTCACCGACGAGGACGGCCACCCGACGGTGCACATGCACGACTGGCCCGAACCCGACGAGTACTGGGCCGATCCCGAACTCGAGATCGACGTCGCCTACGTTCGCGCCATCGAGGAGGCCGGGGCGAACGCCCGCCAGCAGGCCGGTCGGAAGCTCCGCTGGCCCGTCCAGCGGGTCGTCGTCGCCGCTGACGACGACCGCGTCGTCGAGGCGGTTTCCCGTCACGAGTCGCTGGTCGCCGACCGACTGAACGCTCGCGAGATCGAACTGATCGCGCCCGACCAGCAGTGGGGCGAACTCGCCTACAGCGCCGAGGCCGACATGAGCGAACTCGGCCCCGCCTTCGGCGGCCGCGCTGGCGAGGTCATGAACGCGCTCAACGAGGCCCGCATCGAGGAGCCGACCCTCGAGTCGCTCGAGGCCGCCGTTGTGGACGTGCTCGAGGACGACGACGAACTCACCACTGAGATGGTCTCCTTCGTCACCCAGACGCCGGACACCATCGCGGGGACGGCCTTCGGCCTCGACGGCAACGACAAAGGCGTCGTCTACGTCGACGCCTCGCTCACCGACGACATCGAGAGCGAGGGCTACGCTCGGGAGGTCATCCGCCGCGTCCAGGAGATGCGCAAGGAACTCGACCTGAACGTCGAGGAGCGCATCGCCCTCGAACTCGAGATCGAGGACGATCGCGTCACTGACCTCGTCGCCCAGCGAGAGGACTTGATCCGCGAGGAGGTTCGCGCCGACGAACTTCGATCGGTCGACGTCGAGCACGGCCAGCGGAAAGCGTGGGACGTCGAAGGCGTAACGATGGAACTGGCGCTCGAGCCCCTGGCTGCTGCGGAAGCGTCGGATTGACGGCGACGTCGGTGCCACAACGGCTCGTGGAGGGCGGATTTCTCGAGTGATCGGCAGCCGACCGTCTCACTCGAGCCAGCACGCCGATCACACGAACCCTTTTCATTTTGACCGTCCAACAGGTCGGCTATGGTCTCTCGCGATACGGTCGTTCACGTGTTCGTCGCCAGCCTCGCAATCGTCCTCCTGGTGCTCGCCGACGTAGCGGGACTCGGTCTCCTCGAGGGGGCGACGGCAGCCGTCGTCTTCATCGCCTTCTACGGCGTGATCCTTGGCGGGGCCCACCTCGTGCTCGCCATCCTCGGCGAGGACGGCATGATCCCCGTCGAGGCGCGCTGGCGCTACGTCGCCGCACTCGCCGTCGTCCTCGTCGGCACGGCGATGGTCGCCTACGGCGGCTCGTCCTCGATCGGCCCGCTCGAGATCAGCACGCTCGGTTACGCGCTCGTGGGGATCACGGCTGTCGCGTACGTCGTCGTCGAAGGCCTCGCGGGCTATCGTGATACGCGTCCGCAGGCTGAAAACAGGTCGTAGTCGTCGTAGTCGGTGTCGTTGGAATCGTCGGAGCCGTCGTTATCGTCGTTATCGCTCCTCGAGCGGAACGAACTCCTGATCCTCAGGGCCGGTGTAGCGGGCTCGCGGACGGATCAGGCGGTTGTCGCGCTGGTACTCGAGGACGTGCGCGATCCAGCCGCCGGCGCGGCTCATCGCGAAGATAGGGGTGTAGGTGTCGATCGGGATGCCGAGCTGGTAGTACACCGAGCCGGAGTAGAAGTCGACGTTGGGGGCGATTCCCTTCTCGGGGAGTTTCTTCTCGTCGGTGAGATAGGCCTCGAGGGTGGTGGTGATGTCGTACCACTTGCTGTCGCCGGTTTCGGCGAGTTCGGCGCTGCGCTGTTGTAGGATCTTCGCGCGCGGATCCTTGACGTTGTAGACGCGGTGGCCGAAGCCGGGGATGCGTCGCCCTTCGTCGGTCGCTTGCTCGACCCAGTCACGCGGGTCGAGGTCGCTATCGTCGATTTCGAACAGGACTTCCATGACGTCCTGGTTGGCGCCACCGTGCAGCGAACCCGAGAGCGCACCGATGCCGCCGGTGAGCGCGCTGTAGACGTCCGCCATCGTCGATCCGATTACCATCGACGTGAACGTCGAGGCGTTCAGACCGTGATCGGCGTGGAGGATGAGCGCCTGATCGAACGTCTCGGCGGCCACCTCGTCGGGCTCCTCGCCCGTGAACATGTAGAGGAAATTGGCGGCGAGCCCGAGCTCTGGATTCGGGTCGAGTGGCTCTTCGCCCTGGCGGAATCGCTCGAATGCGGCGAGGACGGTCGGCATTTTGGCGGTGATCCGTCGACCCTTGCGGAGGGATGCCTCGAAGTCGGCGGGATCGGAGTCACCCTCTGGCTCGGTCGCCGACAACATCGAGGTCGCGGTTCGAAGCGCGGCCATCGGCTTCTCGCCGGCGTCGGCCAGGCTGCGAACGGTCTCGAGGATAGCGTCGTCGACTTCGCGTTCGGCGGCCATCGCGTCGGTGAACTCGTCGTACTCCGCCTCGGTAGGGAGGTGGCCGTACCAGAGCAAGTAGAGTACCTCCTCGAACTGGGCCCGTTCGGCGAGATCTTCGATCGAGTAGCCGCGGTAGATGAGTCGACCAGCGTCTCCATCGATGGAACTGAGTTCGGATTCGGCGACCAACACACCCTCTAGCCCTTTCTTCAGATCGTCAGCCATAGCTAGGACTTTTGTGGGGGATTGGAAAAGTATTGCCGTTTGGCTGTTGCCAGCACGGCTCTTCCGGCCGATTTTCTGTTTCGACTCACGGGGCTGGATTGTACGATGAACGATAATGAATATATCCGCCGCGAGAGGCGTACACAGACTGTATTCGCCGCATTGACGGAACCGACTCGACGATCACATTTCCTCGCCGTCCTCGAGGGTTCGCGAGAGTACGATCGTCTGGTACACCGTGAGCACGATCAGGACGGTGCCAGCGGTCGTCGTCGCGAGGACGAATCCGAGTGCGATCAGGTACGTCAGCTGTTGATCCACCCCCGGAATAACGACGAAGAAGAGGAAGACGGCGACGGTAAACGCGATCCCAACGACGAGCGAGATGACCGCGTTCCGTTTGACCTCGAGCGCCTCGAGGAGTCGGGTGACGGGCGGCCGTCCTGGTCGATCCGATGACGATGACACGGGTGACATTTCCGACCGAGGGATCAAAATCGCGTCGGTCGCAGTTTCACGCGGGAAACCGCGCGGTCGTGGACGGTTAGAACAGCACCAGCCACGAGACGCCGATGAAGATGATCATCCCGAAGACGTCGACGACGTTCGTGACGATCGGGATCGTCGCGTCGTCGGGATCGATCCCCAGCCGATAGGAGGCGATTGTGGCGGCGAAACTGAACACGACGGCGATGATGGTGACCGCCATCCCGCTGACGAGCGAGATGGTGAGCAACGTCGTCAACGGCAGCCCGATGCCGAGGACGACTCCCAGGGCGTACGCGCCGACCGCCAGCGAGGCGAAGATCGTCGCCCCCAGCGCGAAGATGGCGAGGACGTTCGCAATCAGCCCCGTATCTCGAACGTAGAACGACGTCGTCCCCAGGTGGAGTCGACTCGAGAGGCGCGAACTCAGGATGGCGCCGAGGTTGCCGCCCATATCGACCATCGTCGGCACCATGATTGCGAGGAGCGCGTACTGCTCGATCATCTCCTCGGCGCTCTCTAAGGTGATCCCGGCGGCCAGGACGATGACACAGAGCACGACGAGCAGGGGAAACATCGTGGTGACGATGGCTTTCGCGTCCCACGTTCCCAGGGATCCGCCAGGCGTCGAGACGACCATCAGGCGATCACCTCGACGATGCCGACGGCGAAGAGCAAGAACAGCATGCCGAAGATGTCACCGAGCGTCGTCACGATGGGGCCGACGAGGTTGTCCGGGTCGTAGCCGTACGTGTAGCCCGCGAAGATCACGGCGAGCAGGCCGAAGATCAGGACGATCGAGGTGAGGACGCCGGCGATGAGCATGATGCCGATGAACTCGTAGAGTGCGGCGGCTTCCCAGCCGATGATGCCGAGGGCACCCCACGTGATGATCCCGATGACGATCGAGATGCCGATACCGTTGACGAAGGAGGCGACGACCGCGTTGACCAGTCGCTCGTCCCACTGAAATTTCGGCTCGATCAACCCCTGGTGGAGTCCGCTGGCGATCCGTCCGCCGAGGGCCCCGTAGACGTTGCCGCGAGTGGCGAGAAAGACCGGTACCATCACGAGCAGGCCAGGAAATCGCTCGACGCTCTCGACGAGACCCTCGAGGACGATGCCCGCGAAGAGGCCGCCCCCGAGAGCGATTAGCAGGACGGGGAGCGCCTGGCGGTAGATCGACCAGAACTCCTGTCGGACGGTCATGTCGATCTCTCCAGGGTACCCGTTGGCCGTTCCTGGTAGTGGATCAGTTGTCGTCCGAACGATCCTCGACGCTCGAGCGTCGGGCCCGTGCTGACGGAGGCCGTCGAGACTGTGCTGACGGAGGCCGTCGAGACTGTGCTGACGGAGGCCGTCGAGACTGTGCTGACGGAGGCCGCCGAGCGAGTGACGGCTACCGACCGTTTAGCGTCCTCCATAGACCTCACCACGGACGTGCGAGCGGATGATGCCGGCGAACTCCCCCTGTAGTAGATCGAGGATCAGTTCCTCGAGCGAGCGGCCGTGCTCGCGTGCCGTGGTGGCGCGCGTTTCGATTCGATTGCGGGGGTGATGATTCGTATTCAGCATACTACTTGGGTTTTTAGACGAGCCAAATAGTCGTTTTCCTCCGCCACCTACTGTGTCATAAAATAGCACGCATTCTCGTCGACGGATTCCGCATCCGGTATCGGGCGGAGGCGTTACACGAGTGGCAGGAGAACGTCCCCGACTTCGGTCGGGGAGTAGTCACATCGCGAGCAGCAACCACGCCACTCCGATCCCCGCGAGTGCGCCGAGGAGGTTGGCGATGGCGTTCAAAACAGCGACTCCACGCTGGCCGCGTTCCCACCGCTGTACCGTCTCGACGGAGAACGTCGAGAACGTCGTGAACGCACCGCAGGCGCCGATGCCGAGCAGTTGGACGGTCGATTCACCCGCGCCGCCGAACACCAGGAGGGCAAAGAGGGTACTTCCCAGGACGTTCACGAGCAGCGTCGCCAGTGGAAACGAGTCCGTCGAGAGCCGTGTGTACACGATGTGACGAGCGATTGCGCCAATTGCGCCGCCCGTCCCGACGAGGTGGGCCGGCTCGAGAGCCAACCCGGCTGCGATCGAAAGGAAGTCGAGACCCGCGATCACGTTCGATCACCCCTGAGGCGGCGAGCGACGGTTCGACCGACGAGGACGCCACCGAAACCGAGCGCGTAGGTGCCGAGAACGATGGCGCCGAATCCGGCGATACCGCCGGCAGTCGCAGATTGCAGTGCGAACCCGCTGTACGTCGTCAACGAGGAGAGAAAGCCCGTCGTGAACACGACCCGGGATTTTCGGTCGACGAGGCCGGTGTACTGGGCTTCGTAGACGAGAAAGCCGAGGACGGCACTCCCGAGGACGTTGACGACGAGCAGGGCGAGTTCGTCCGGGAGCAACCCGAGCGTGAAAAAGCGCAGGTTCGCCCCGGCGAACCCGCCGATTCCGATCAGGGCGAGCGTCTCGAGTCGGGGAACGATGGCTGTGTCGGACATGGCTGACTGGTGGCAGGGACCGTCAGCCGGATCGAACCTCGACACACCGGCGGTTGGGTCAGGCGGGCCCCATCGCCCGAATACACCCAGCTTTCGACTCGAGACCTATGAGAATTCCGACTGCGCCGTTTCACGTGGCAATGGATTACTACCGTGATGGACGTGCATGCGTACTGCTGGCCGAGGGCAGGCATGCGCCGCCTCGAGTAACAAGACTGAAGTTTAGACTCTATCTAAATCAGGTATGGCAAACGGCGAGCACCGGGGCGGGTTTCGGCGAGCCACCTGGGTCAACTTGCTCGGAAACGCCGCCAAAATCGTCGTCGAGGGAACCGCCGGAATCGTATTCGGCAGTTTTTCACTCCTGGCGGACGCCGCTCACTCCGTCGCAGATCTGGTCGCCAGCATCGTCGTGCTCGTCTGGGGAACCAGCAGTTACGAGGAACCCGACGACACCCACCCACACGGCCACGATCGAATCGAGCCGTTGACGGCACTGTTCGTTGGTGCAGTCATCGCGTTGCTCGGCCTCATGCTCCTGTACGAATCCACCCAGGGGATCGTCCGCGGTACTGACGTCACGTTCAGCCCACTCTTGCTCGGGGCGCTCGCCTTCGCGATCGTCGATATGTATCTCGTCTACCGCTACACCACCGCCGTCAACAGCGACATCGGCTCGACGGCGCTCGAGGCGCTGGCGATCGACTGTCTGAACGACATCTACACCTCCCTCGCTGCCGTCGTCGGGATCGTCGGCGTCTTCTTCGGTATCTCCGTGCTCGACGCCGTCGCTGGTGGTCTCGTCAGTCTCCTCGTCGTTTCGCAAGGGGTCTCGATCGGTCGTGAGAACGTCGGCTATCTCGTTGGTGCTGCACCACCGGCCGAGAAACGCGAGGCGATTGCCCGAACGCTGCGAAGCCACCCTGGCGTCGAAGGGATCCACGACCTCACCGTCTACTACGACGGGACGGTTCTCGAGGTCGAGGTACACGTCGAAGTCGATGGCGACATGCCGCTTCGGGACGCCCACGACCTCGAGACGTCACTCATGAATGTACTTCGGGAGGAAGACGACGTCGGCGACGCACACGTTCACCTCGATCCCTCGGGAATCGGGGAGTGGAAAGATCACGTCGAGGGGTGACCGACTACTCGATTGGCATCGCCGTGTTCCGGTAGGCGACCTCGCAGTTCGGACAGGTTCCCGGGTTCGACACCGATGTCTCCGTCCGTCCGCACTCGAGGCACTCGTAGGTCGATTCCGATGTCGGATCGTAGGGGGCGTCTTTCATGGGTTCCGGTGGCCAGCCGTGTGAGTGGTGGCTATATGTCGCAATATTTGCCCAGGCTGATGGCTATTACGGTTCCTGTCAATACCCCTACTGCGACACAAACTACCAACCACCTTTCTCGAGGCCACGAGGACAGGTTTTATCGCCTCGCCGGACGCCCACCCTGTATGGACATCGGAGCCGTTCGCGAAGTGACCGTCGGCGACTGTGCCGACCTCTTCTCCGTCGACACCGGCATGTACGGAACGAGCGAGTACGGTGCAGCCTACATCCTCGACGCCGAGCGCCCCGCCATCGTCGAAACAGGCATCGGCACCAACCACGAGTACATTCTGGATGCGCTCGAGACGGTCGGAATCGACCGACCAGACCTCGAGGCCATCGTCGTCACTCACATCCACCTCGATCACGCTGGCGGGGCTGGCTTCCTCGCGGAGGCCTGTCCGAACGCCGACGTTTACGTCCACCACGTTGGTGCACCCCATCTCGTCGAACCGGAACGGCTCGTCGCCAGCACGAAAGCGGCCGTCGGCGATCAGTGGGAGTTCTACACTGATCCTCTTCCGATTCCCGAGGGGCGCGTCGTCGAACTCGAGGACGGCGACGTAATCGACCTCGGGAACTACACCCTTCGCACACACGAGGCACCGGGACACGCCCCCCACCAGGTCGTCTTCGAGGTGCCCGAGATGGACG of the Natronosalvus vescus genome contains:
- a CDS encoding fluoride efflux transporter FluC → MAGLDFLSIAAGLALEPAHLVGTGGAIGAIARHIVYTRLSTDSFPLATLLVNVLGSTLFALLVFGGAGESTVQLLGIGACGAFTTFSTFSVETVQRWERGQRGVAVLNAIANLLGALAGIGVAWLLLAM
- a CDS encoding rubrerythrin-like domain-containing protein; this encodes MKDAPYDPTSESTYECLECGRTETSVSNPGTCPNCEVAYRNTAMPIE
- the ileS gene encoding isoleucine--tRNA ligase, with protein sequence MSRFDEVDDQYDPHALEERVFAYWDEVDAYERTKQHRADGESFFFVDGPPYTSGAAHMGTTWNKSLKDLYIRYKRMCGYDVTDRPGYDMHGLPIETKVEEQLGFENKKDIEEFGEENFIEACKEYADEQLEGLQSDFKSFGVWMDWDDPYKTVNPEYMEAAWWGFSKAAERGLVEQGQRSISQCPRCETGLANNEVEYEDVEDPSIYVKFDLADRDGSLVIWTTTPWTIPANTFTAVDEDGDYVGVRAEKDGTEELLYVAEAKHEDVLKAGRYEEYEVVEELTGAGLIGWRYEHPLAEEVPDHASHDGALEVYAADYVETDGDGTGLVHSAPGHGEEDFLRGRELGFPIFCPVGGDGVYTEAGGKYEGQFVKEADAEITADLEERGALLASETITHSYGHCWRCDTGVIQIVTDQWFITITDVKDELLANIEDSEWYPGWARDSRFRDFVEDAPDWNVSRQRYWGIPIPIWTPEDRDDNEQMIVISTREELAKRVDQDVDPETVDIHKDVVDDLTITEDGTTYTRVPDVFDVWLDSSVASWGTLNFPAENDQFDERWPADFILEAHDQTRGWFWSQLGMGTAAMGEVPYDTVLMHGHALDEDGRKMSKSVGNVVEPHEAIERHGSDAMRMFLLSANPQGDDMRFSWDGMRTMENHLRTLWNVFRFPLPYMRLDGFDPSETTLKDVDDDLELVDEWVLARLQSTKAEMTEHLEEFRQDRALEALVEFLVEDVSRFYVQAVRERMWDESDSPSKSAAYATIYHVLHETVVLLAPYAPFVTEEIYGTLTDEDGHPTVHMHDWPEPDEYWADPELEIDVAYVRAIEEAGANARQQAGRKLRWPVQRVVVAADDDRVVEAVSRHESLVADRLNAREIELIAPDQQWGELAYSAEADMSELGPAFGGRAGEVMNALNEARIEEPTLESLEAAVVDVLEDDDELTTEMVSFVTQTPDTIAGTAFGLDGNDKGVVYVDASLTDDIESEGYAREVIRRVQEMRKELDLNVEERIALELEIEDDRVTDLVAQREDLIREEVRADELRSVDVEHGQRKAWDVEGVTMELALEPLAAAEASD
- the citZ gene encoding citrate synthase, with amino-acid sequence MADDLKKGLEGVLVAESELSSIDGDAGRLIYRGYSIEDLAERAQFEEVLYLLWYGHLPTEAEYDEFTDAMAAEREVDDAILETVRSLADAGEKPMAALRTATSMLSATEPEGDSDPADFEASLRKGRRITAKMPTVLAAFERFRQGEEPLDPNPELGLAANFLYMFTGEEPDEVAAETFDQALILHADHGLNASTFTSMVIGSTMADVYSALTGGIGALSGSLHGGANQDVMEVLFEIDDSDLDPRDWVEQATDEGRRIPGFGHRVYNVKDPRAKILQQRSAELAETGDSKWYDITTTLEAYLTDEKKLPEKGIAPNVDFYSGSVYYQLGIPIDTYTPIFAMSRAGGWIAHVLEYQRDNRLIRPRARYTGPEDQEFVPLEER
- a CDS encoding magnesium transporter, which codes for MTVRQEFWSIYRQALPVLLIALGGGLFAGIVLEGLVESVERFPGLLVMVPVFLATRGNVYGALGGRIASGLHQGLIEPKFQWDERLVNAVVASFVNGIGISIVIGIITWGALGIIGWEAAALYEFIGIMLIAGVLTSIVLIFGLLAVIFAGYTYGYDPDNLVGPIVTTLGDIFGMLFLLFAVGIVEVIA
- a CDS encoding cation diffusion facilitator family transporter, with amino-acid sequence MANGEHRGGFRRATWVNLLGNAAKIVVEGTAGIVFGSFSLLADAAHSVADLVASIVVLVWGTSSYEEPDDTHPHGHDRIEPLTALFVGAVIALLGLMLLYESTQGIVRGTDVTFSPLLLGALAFAIVDMYLVYRYTTAVNSDIGSTALEALAIDCLNDIYTSLAAVVGIVGVFFGISVLDAVAGGLVSLLVVSQGVSIGRENVGYLVGAAPPAEKREAIARTLRSHPGVEGIHDLTVYYDGTVLEVEVHVEVDGDMPLRDAHDLETSLMNVLREEDDVGDAHVHLDPSGIGEWKDHVEG
- a CDS encoding DUF7536 family protein: MSSSSDRPGRPPVTRLLEALEVKRNAVISLVVGIAFTVAVFLFFVVIPGVDQQLTYLIALGFVLATTTAGTVLIVLTVYQTIVLSRTLEDGEEM
- a CDS encoding CrcB family protein, coding for MSDTAIVPRLETLALIGIGGFAGANLRFFTLGLLPDELALLVVNVLGSAVLGFLVYEAQYTGLVDRKSRVVFTTGFLSSLTTYSGFALQSATAGGIAGFGAIVLGTYALGFGGVLVGRTVARRLRGDRT
- a CDS encoding magnesium transporter encodes the protein MVVSTPGGSLGTWDAKAIVTTMFPLLVVLCVIVLAAGITLESAEEMIEQYALLAIMVPTMVDMGGNLGAILSSRLSSRLHLGTTSFYVRDTGLIANVLAIFALGATIFASLAVGAYALGVVLGIGLPLTTLLTISLVSGMAVTIIAVVFSFAATIASYRLGIDPDDATIPIVTNVVDVFGMIIFIGVSWLVLF
- a CDS encoding MBL fold metallo-hydrolase; the protein is MDIGAVREVTVGDCADLFSVDTGMYGTSEYGAAYILDAERPAIVETGIGTNHEYILDALETVGIDRPDLEAIVVTHIHLDHAGGAGFLAEACPNADVYVHHVGAPHLVEPERLVASTKAAVGDQWEFYTDPLPIPEGRVVELEDGDVIDLGNYTLRTHEAPGHAPHQVVFEVPEMDALFTGDAAGIWIPSIERIRETSPPAQFNLEGCLADLGTIRELDPSVLLYTHFGPREIDDVDTALETYGDVLSEWVDKVETARAERDDDVAVVEALSRDVDPDIVETWGERKARAETAMNVRGVLGYLDWKEQ